TTTTTACATTATCTCTTAAGAGTCTTCGTATTCTAATAGTCCCAATATGTGATTATGGAGAAATTTTTAATGTCATCTCCATTCTCTAATGTTCAATAATTATTCCATCccggtttttcatttttaaaccgAAAAAAATTAGATTTTGGATTGTATGAACGGTTTAACACATGTAAGTTGAGTTGGTTCATTGAAAAGGCCTAAAATAATTATTCTTGTTTTGTTCTTGGAATTTAGAAATACGATATTTCTTGACAGTTCGAGATTGTATGTAATTTgaattttgtttcatttataaCAACGTTTGTATTAAATTAAAGACTTAAAGTGGCTGCCTGcttctatatatactaaatataTCTTACGCCATAAGCTCGATaattaaatattcaaaatattGATTTCATGCCTAATACAATTTTTCAAAGCTCCTAAAAACATGATTAAAAGACCATGAACCATTCTTAACACAACAATTTCaacaaataaactaaaataagttCTCTTCCATCAATAACCTTTTTTTCTCCATAGGTCGTCGGCACTTTTAAACTGACATACTATTATACCAACCGACACATCCTTCCCTATATAAAGGTTCGAATAATTCAAGGTCAAAATGTTCTACACATATGAACACATCGATCACATTATGGCACATGCGCCTGTGTTCTCATCACTAAAAGCAGTGGTATAGCGAACCTCAATTGAGCTAGCACGGGCCAAGGATTGGTCTTGATTGTAACGTACATACCCGGCTGGTGCCCTTTTGTCATACACACCCTGAGCGTAAGGGTGACCTACCATTTCGTATGGCATGTAAGGCCAAAGCTCGACCTTCTTGCCTGTTCTGAAAGCCACACGAGAGACAACCTTATGCGGTTCAACATACCCGGTCACTGTGAGCTTATGTTGCCTTGGCTCGATGTTCACGGATGTCACACCCCTCATTCCTTCAACTGATCTCCTTACTTTTCTCTCGCAGCCTTCACAATCGATCTTGACTCTAATCACGACAGTCTATACCATATACATCATAAATGATTAAAAAGTTCGACCATGTATTTTGCAATCTTAGTAgatacaattaaaattaaagctGTATAGgtgtattaaaaaatttaaaaagttttgaaaTGTTTAATGAGAAATTGAGAATATGAACATGTTAAAATTGATAAATTGTCCTAGTGAATAACAATTCGCGATTATGAGTATAtaagtttttaacttattgaacCATATAGAGTAATAATGCCAATTTGCTACAAGAATGTGACCTTCTACACATCGAAATTGAGATGACCCAACCCAAAGGACTTGTGTCATCCTTGATGTTAAAAGGCCCACTTGATTTCCAAAATATCCTGAGTTTGTTGGTAGGACTATAATGCCTAAAAGCATTAAAGTCTCTTCAATAATTCAATGACTTTCGAAAATATAACTTCAATTTATCATCTATCTGAATCGGAAAGGTCAGTGAGAAATTTGATTCAAAATTTATACGAATcacatatatttatcaaatgGACATGCATCTatagaaattagaaaatattCAAGATTTTCGTATGAACTTAATTAGTATGTAAATAAAGCATAAAGAATATTTTGGTTCGAAAATATCTCAGAAATCAGAATCATCATACTCGTAATATAATATTCAATATATTGCAGTACTAAACGGTGTTTGAGAAATACTCTTTATCAAGCTAttagataaaacaaaacaaagaaaacatatatattcacTTAGTGGAGAATTGTACGAAAAGCAAAATCAAGAATGGAAATCTTTATTGATGCCACAAGATGACAAAAGAACATGCCCATACAATATCTTTGTTATGTACAATGAAAAGTTTTAATTTCATGAGAAGGTAATATTTGGAAATTGGTAAAGcattaaaatattaaagtaCTTTACAAAGACGTGCTAAAATGTTGAAGGACACGATCGATAAGAGaaaggtacatatatatatatattctaatttTAAAATACCTCAAATAATACACTAAACTATCTCAGGCGAGCATTGAACCTTGGTTTATTCCAAGAGACAAGAGaccatagttgtcgactcgtaacttttgactcgactcgaaaactTGATTtctgactcgtgactcgaaacgtgactcgactcgtaagagtccggacatttatatatactacataatagtgtataattatatatatgtgacgtatttataaacaaattctaagtggattactttaatacattaccaaaatattacatactCGATACTTTTAAGTCATAAACTTACAGATTATCTCCAAATTCGtactaaaagaataaaaaatacatatataacacacaaaataatgtaatcataaatatgatatataatagaTAACCATATTATCAAACTACAACAGTGATAAATTTACGACTCGTAGTGACTCGTTTCAAATTCACACCGCGACTAAGAGTCAGGAGAAAAATGAGTCACACAACGAGTCGCCTCGTTTTCGGTCCAaatcgactcgactcgtaagagtcgactcgtgactcgtaagagtctaaCAACTATGCAAGACACTATGCTAAATAAGCTAAACCAATTACCCCAAATAGAATAATAACGTCTCCCAAAAAAACTTATAAGCAACATCTTTTCTAATGGTAAACCAACATGAAATCAGTTGATTATAAAATAGGATAGGAAGTATTTACCTGCAATTGTTTGTTTCTGTGATGTCTGTGAGTTGCACCTGAGCAATCAAACATGTTTGAGAGATGATCTAGAGCCCCCATTATATGTTCTTGGTTTATGTTGCAAAGAGAAACAGAGAGATAATTATTGATTCTTTTGTATAGAATTTACACTTGTTTGGCTCTGTTATTTATAGTGGCTTTACTAGTTATTTGTTGCCcccttatatatttatatttagcccttaatattcatatatttgcACTACGGTCCATATCTATATTACATATGGTTATTTGCAATAAAATTAAGGGTTTAATCACTAGATAACCAATGTGTTTTACCTCATGTACATAGTTGCCCCTTAAACTGAAATATTGATATGTATTACCTACTTACTTTTCTATTTTGTACATAGTTAAACATTTTTGACCTAATTACCTATAATAACAGGTTAActctgttttttttataaatataaattcatcatttttttttctaatatttacGAAAGAATTTGATCCCCCTGCCACAACTCACAAACCAAATTCATTGTCAACTTTTACcttgttttcttaaaaaagagCGCTTTTCACATAGTTAAGGGCCGACCATTTCTTGGTCTTTTTGGCCGGATTTCTTGTCGGTTTTTCATTCAATTTGTGAATTAAGCCAATATGACCAATCATATTCTTAGGACATTGAGGCAAGTCGAATGTATGTACAATCAAAATATTGAGATCATCCTCCTCTAATTcgaattaataataaaaaaatgatttccCTCCTTTGAAGTGTCGGAAATTGATAAAACCACCACACAGCCACCACCGAATCCGACCACTATTCAGGGTAATTCCAATCTTGAAAAGGAAGGAAAGAGGGAAATTAAGAGTGGGCCATCATCAGTTTGTCGAGATTCTGTTCGGAAAAAGATTAAGgtcattttataaataaaaaaaattgtgatgaAAACCATAATTCAACAACCGCCGCCGTACAACAACCATCGGACACCACATGGTCAGTGGATGACCACCAACATGTTCCTTCGAGTGCGGCTAAAGGTTTGGAATTGGGTGTCTATTCGAAGTTTGAACAGAAAAAGATACTTTGAGTGGATGCAAGTTGTATTTACCAATCAACATATGATCGTAGGAGTGGCAA
The sequence above is drawn from the Erigeron canadensis isolate Cc75 chromosome 4, C_canadensis_v1, whole genome shotgun sequence genome and encodes:
- the LOC122596464 gene encoding heavy metal-associated isoprenylated plant protein 26-like, which translates into the protein MGALDHLSNMFDCSGATHRHHRNKQLQTVVIRVKIDCEGCERKVRRSVEGMRGVTSVNIEPRQHKLTVTGYVEPHKVVSRVAFRTGKKVELWPYMPYEMVGHPYAQGVYDKRAPAGYVRYNQDQSLARASSIEVRYTTAFSDENTGACAIM